A genome region from Crossiella equi includes the following:
- the recO gene encoding DNA repair protein RecO, with translation MSLYRDTGVVLRVQKLGEADRIVTLLSRRHGKVRAVAKGVRRMTSRFGARLEPFGHVDVQLYPGRTLDVITQVQTVDAFGVGIVDDYGRYTAGCAVLETADRLTAEENAPALRLYLLVVGALRALADNSRDAPLVLDAFLLRAMAYAGWSPAITECARCGTPGPHQSFNVQAGGAVCPRCRPPGSANPTQETFGLLEALLHGDWPVAEQSTQSARRESSGLVAAHLQWHLERQLRSLPLVERKRAAVVTEPQP, from the coding sequence GTGAGTCTTTACCGCGACACCGGGGTGGTGCTGCGGGTGCAGAAGCTCGGCGAGGCCGACCGCATCGTCACGCTGCTCTCCCGCCGGCACGGCAAGGTGCGCGCGGTCGCCAAGGGCGTGCGGCGCATGACCTCGCGGTTCGGTGCCCGGCTCGAACCGTTCGGGCACGTCGACGTGCAGCTCTACCCCGGCCGCACCCTGGACGTGATCACCCAGGTGCAGACCGTGGACGCCTTCGGCGTGGGCATCGTCGACGACTACGGCCGCTACACCGCCGGGTGCGCGGTGCTGGAGACCGCCGACCGGCTCACCGCCGAGGAGAACGCCCCCGCGCTGCGGCTGTACCTGCTGGTCGTGGGCGCGCTGCGGGCGCTGGCCGACAACAGCCGGGACGCGCCGCTGGTGCTGGACGCCTTCCTGCTGCGGGCCATGGCCTACGCCGGGTGGTCACCCGCGATCACCGAGTGCGCGCGCTGCGGCACCCCCGGCCCGCACCAGTCCTTCAACGTCCAGGCCGGGGGCGCGGTGTGCCCGCGCTGCCGCCCGCCCGGTTCGGCCAACCCCACCCAGGAGACCTTCGGGCTGCTGGAGGCGCTGCTGCACGGAGACTGGCCGGTCGCCGAGCAGTCCACGCAGTCCGCCCGCCGCGAGAGCAGCGGCCTGGTGGCCGCCCACCTCCAGTGGCATCTGGAGCGCCAGCTGCGTTCGCTACCGTTGGTGGAACGCAAACGCGCGGCCGTGGTGACCGAACCCCAGCCGTAG
- a CDS encoding DUF2752 domain-containing protein, with the protein MPLPALQRVLPPVAVLLAAAGGCAVVLAADPTTPGGVLPTCPTKLLFGIVCPGCGSLRMIYSLLHGRLGDALHYNAVGLLAVAVLVPTWLLWTANRARGRPHRSWTTLRWAPVVVLVITLAWFVVRNIPLAPFTALRV; encoded by the coding sequence ATGCCGCTTCCGGCACTCCAGCGCGTCCTGCCGCCCGTCGCCGTGCTCCTCGCGGCGGCGGGCGGTTGCGCTGTGGTCCTCGCCGCCGACCCGACCACTCCCGGCGGCGTGCTGCCCACCTGCCCCACCAAGCTGCTGTTCGGGATCGTCTGCCCCGGCTGCGGCTCGCTGCGCATGATCTACAGCCTGCTGCACGGCAGGCTCGGCGACGCCCTGCACTACAACGCCGTCGGCCTGCTCGCGGTGGCCGTGCTCGTCCCCACCTGGCTGCTCTGGACCGCCAACCGCGCCCGCGGCCGCCCGCACCGCTCCTGGACCACCCTGCGCTGGGCACCGGTGGTGGTGCTCGTCATCACACTGGCCTGGTTCGTCGTGCGCAACATCCCCCTCGCGCCGTTCACCGCGCTGCGGGTGTGA
- a CDS encoding CD225/dispanin family protein, with protein sequence MTYPQDPYGQPQDPYGNPKQQPGGYGYGNPGPAPDNYLVWAILTTVLCCLPLGVVSIVKSNAVNGLWMSGQFDEARRSAEAAKKWAMWSAISAVGLWVIGIIAWFLFIAALVASVPDLPSDLTNLPTNFPIPTT encoded by the coding sequence GTGACCTACCCACAGGACCCCTACGGCCAGCCGCAGGACCCGTACGGCAACCCGAAGCAGCAGCCGGGTGGCTACGGCTACGGCAACCCCGGTCCGGCCCCGGACAACTACCTGGTCTGGGCCATCCTGACCACGGTTCTCTGCTGCCTTCCGCTCGGTGTGGTCTCGATCGTGAAGTCCAACGCGGTCAACGGGCTGTGGATGTCCGGCCAGTTCGACGAGGCCCGCCGCTCCGCCGAGGCGGCCAAGAAGTGGGCCATGTGGAGCGCGATCTCCGCGGTGGGCCTGTGGGTCATCGGCATCATCGCCTGGTTCCTGTTCATCGCGGCACTGGTCGCTTCCGTCCCGGACCTGCCGTCGGACCTCACCAACCTGCCGACGAACTTCCCGATCCCGACCACCTGA
- the era gene encoding GTPase Era, with protein sequence MTSASDTHRSGFACFVGRPNAGKSTLTNALVGTKVAITSSRPQTTRHTIRGVVHRPEAQLVIVDTPGLHRPRTLLGQRLNDLVKETWSEVDVVGLCVPADQPVGPGDKFIAAELKKIAKSTPVVGIVTKTDLVDQGTVAQQLLALQEVMEFTDLIPVSAVDGFQVEALTELLVGKLPHGPQLYPDGELTDEPEATLVAELIREAALEGVRDELPHSIAVTVEEMVPHPGRNDMIDVHAVVYLERDSQKGIMIGHKGSRLKQVGSTARKHIESLLGTKVYLDLHVKIAKDWQRDPKQLRRLGF encoded by the coding sequence GTGACCAGCGCCAGTGACACCCACCGCTCCGGCTTCGCCTGCTTCGTCGGCAGGCCCAACGCGGGCAAGTCCACGCTCACCAACGCACTGGTCGGCACGAAGGTGGCCATCACCTCCAGCCGCCCGCAGACCACCCGCCACACCATCCGCGGCGTGGTGCACCGGCCCGAGGCGCAGCTGGTCATCGTGGACACCCCCGGCCTGCACCGCCCCCGCACCCTGCTCGGCCAGCGGCTGAACGACCTGGTCAAGGAGACCTGGTCGGAGGTGGACGTGGTCGGGCTGTGCGTGCCCGCCGACCAGCCCGTGGGCCCCGGTGACAAGTTCATCGCCGCCGAGCTGAAGAAGATCGCCAAGTCCACCCCGGTCGTCGGCATCGTGACCAAGACCGACCTGGTCGACCAGGGCACCGTCGCCCAGCAGCTGCTCGCGCTGCAGGAGGTGATGGAGTTCACCGACCTGATCCCGGTCTCGGCCGTCGACGGCTTCCAGGTCGAGGCGCTCACCGAGCTCCTGGTCGGCAAGCTGCCGCACGGCCCGCAGCTCTACCCGGACGGCGAGCTCACCGACGAGCCCGAGGCCACCCTGGTCGCCGAGCTCATCCGCGAGGCCGCCCTGGAGGGCGTGCGCGACGAGCTGCCGCACTCCATCGCGGTCACCGTCGAGGAGATGGTGCCGCACCCCGGCCGCAACGACATGATCGACGTGCACGCCGTGGTCTACCTGGAACGCGACAGCCAGAAGGGCATCATGATCGGCCACAAGGGCTCGCGCCTGAAGCAGGTCGGCAGCACCGCGCGCAAGCACATCGAGAGCCTGCTCGGCACCAAGGTCTACCTCGACCTGCACGTCAAGATCGCCAAGGACTGGCAGCGCGACCCCAAGCAGCTCCGCCGCCTCGGTTTCTGA
- a CDS encoding (2Fe-2S) ferredoxin domain-containing protein: MRLTVCRDCCCGTTRKHPEVDHDRQLADLRALAERVGAKVTVSDCLDVCAQSNVVVVQRPGGGKPVWLGLVLGEAVLGDLDRWLTAGGPGRAPLPDTLELHRISPPVRS; encoded by the coding sequence GTGCGCCTGACCGTCTGCCGTGACTGCTGCTGCGGCACCACCCGCAAGCACCCCGAGGTCGACCACGACCGCCAGCTCGCCGACCTCCGCGCCCTGGCCGAGCGGGTCGGCGCCAAGGTGACCGTCTCCGACTGCCTGGACGTGTGCGCGCAGTCCAACGTCGTGGTGGTCCAGCGCCCCGGCGGCGGCAAACCGGTCTGGCTGGGCCTGGTGCTCGGCGAGGCGGTGCTCGGCGACCTGGACCGCTGGCTCACCGCGGGCGGCCCGGGCCGGGCCCCGCTGCCGGACACCCTGGAGCTGCACCGCATCAGCCCGCCCGTCCGGAGCTGA
- a CDS encoding MFS transporter yields the protein MTQTQLARPRLHRAWVVAAVAFVALVGAAGFRATPSVLITPLQAEFGWPLGTISLAVSVNLLLFGLTAPFAAALMERFGMRRVVTAALLLVAAGSGLTVFMTASWQLVLLWGVLVGIGTGSMALAFVATVTGRWFVRHRGVVTGVLTAGSAAGQLVFLPLQAVFLESYGWRWASLLVAAGALLVAPLVLWLLRDHPAEVGLAAYGATGPEPLPEPSRGAARRALTVLRTAARTRVFWYLVAGFAICGMSTNGLVGTHFIPAAHDHGMPTTTAAGLLALVGVFDIVGTVFSGWLTDRVDSRVLLGAYYALRGLSLFLLPSLFGGTAEPSMLVFIVFYGLDWVATVPPTVTLCREHFGADGPVVFGWVFAAHQVGAAVAAAGAGLLREQLGGYTAAWYAAAGLCMAAAALSMMITTSRVRPSARTPVAA from the coding sequence GTGACCCAGACCCAGCTTGCCCGGCCGCGCCTGCACCGCGCCTGGGTGGTCGCCGCGGTGGCCTTCGTCGCCCTGGTCGGTGCCGCCGGCTTCCGCGCCACCCCCAGCGTGCTCATCACCCCGCTGCAGGCCGAGTTCGGCTGGCCGCTGGGCACCATCTCCCTGGCCGTGTCGGTCAACCTGCTGCTGTTCGGCCTCACCGCCCCCTTCGCCGCCGCCCTGATGGAGCGCTTCGGCATGCGGCGCGTGGTCACCGCCGCCCTGCTGCTGGTCGCCGCGGGCAGCGGGCTCACCGTGTTCATGACCGCCTCCTGGCAGCTGGTGCTGCTGTGGGGCGTGCTGGTCGGCATCGGCACCGGCTCGATGGCACTGGCCTTCGTGGCCACCGTCACCGGCCGCTGGTTCGTGCGGCACCGGGGCGTGGTCACCGGTGTGCTCACCGCGGGCAGCGCCGCCGGTCAGCTGGTGTTCCTGCCGTTGCAGGCGGTGTTCCTGGAGTCCTACGGCTGGCGCTGGGCCAGCCTGCTGGTGGCCGCCGGGGCCCTGCTGGTCGCACCGCTGGTGCTGTGGCTGCTGCGCGACCACCCCGCCGAGGTCGGCCTGGCCGCCTACGGCGCCACCGGGCCCGAACCGCTGCCGGAGCCCTCCCGGGGCGCGGCCCGCCGCGCGCTCACCGTGCTGCGCACCGCCGCCCGCACCCGCGTCTTCTGGTACCTGGTCGCGGGCTTCGCGATCTGCGGCATGAGCACGAACGGCCTTGTCGGCACCCACTTCATCCCGGCCGCGCACGACCACGGCATGCCCACCACCACCGCCGCGGGGCTGCTCGCTTTGGTCGGCGTCTTCGACATCGTCGGCACCGTCTTCTCCGGCTGGCTCACCGACCGCGTGGACTCGCGCGTGCTGCTCGGCGCCTACTACGCGCTGCGGGGGCTGTCCCTGTTCCTGCTGCCCAGCCTGTTCGGCGGCACCGCCGAGCCCAGCATGCTGGTCTTCATCGTCTTCTACGGCCTGGACTGGGTGGCCACCGTGCCGCCCACGGTCACCCTGTGCCGCGAGCACTTCGGCGCCGACGGCCCGGTCGTGTTCGGCTGGGTCTTCGCCGCCCACCAGGTCGGCGCGGCCGTCGCCGCCGCGGGCGCGGGCCTGCTCCGCGAACAGCTCGGCGGCTACACCGCGGCCTGGTACGCCGCCGCCGGGCTGTGCATGGCGGCCGCCGCCCTGTCCATGATGATCACCACGTCTCGCGTCCGGCCCTCGGCCCGGACCCCGGTCGCCGCGTAG
- a CDS encoding GlxA family transcriptional regulator, which yields MTRPHRVAMLVLDHAAGVDLGVPPQVFRCAADEDGRQLYETRVCTPDGGPVRASAGYQVLPEHGLEAFAWADTVIACGVHDGPAVVDGVVAEEVAEAFRTAASAGKRVLSICTGAFVLAATGLLDGRPAATHWRWAERFRQLFPRVRLRPEVLFVDDGDVLTSAGVAASLDLCLHVIRLDHGARVANRAARRCVVAPWRDGGQAQFIERPLPEEADTGTAEVREWLLGNLDRPLELRELAERARMSVRTFTRRFREETGLSPGQWLVRQRVELARRLLEETDLAVDLVARQAGFGTAASMRAHLRAQLGTAPSSYRRTFRRAG from the coding sequence ATGACCCGTCCCCACCGCGTCGCGATGCTCGTGCTCGACCATGCCGCCGGGGTCGACCTCGGCGTGCCGCCGCAGGTCTTCCGCTGCGCCGCCGACGAGGACGGGCGCCAGCTGTACGAGACCCGGGTGTGCACCCCGGACGGCGGCCCGGTGCGCGCCTCGGCCGGGTACCAGGTGCTGCCCGAGCACGGCCTGGAGGCCTTCGCGTGGGCGGACACGGTGATCGCCTGTGGGGTGCACGACGGTCCGGCGGTGGTGGACGGGGTGGTCGCCGAGGAGGTCGCGGAGGCCTTCCGGACGGCCGCGTCGGCGGGCAAGCGGGTGCTCTCGATCTGCACGGGCGCGTTCGTGCTGGCCGCGACGGGCCTGCTGGACGGCAGGCCCGCGGCCACGCACTGGCGCTGGGCCGAGCGGTTCCGCCAGTTGTTCCCGCGGGTGCGGCTGCGGCCGGAGGTGCTGTTCGTCGACGACGGCGACGTGCTCACCTCGGCGGGCGTGGCGGCCAGCCTGGACCTGTGCCTGCACGTGATCCGCCTGGACCACGGCGCGCGGGTGGCCAACCGGGCGGCCCGCCGCTGCGTGGTGGCGCCGTGGCGGGACGGCGGCCAGGCCCAGTTCATCGAACGCCCGCTGCCGGAGGAGGCGGACACCGGCACGGCCGAGGTCCGGGAGTGGTTGCTGGGCAACCTGGACCGTCCGCTGGAGCTGCGTGAGCTGGCGGAGCGGGCACGGATGAGCGTGCGCACGTTCACCCGCCGCTTCCGCGAGGAGACCGGCCTGAGCCCCGGGCAGTGGCTGGTGCGGCAGCGGGTGGAGCTGGCCCGGCGGCTGCTGGAGGAGACCGACCTGGCGGTGGACCTGGTCGCGCGGCAGGCCGGGTTCGGCACCGCCGCGTCGATGCGGGCGCACCTGCGGGCACAGCTGGGCACGGCCCCGAGCAGCTACCGCCGCACCTTCCGCCGGGCGGGCTGA
- a CDS encoding cytidine deaminase yields MPELDPEDTKLITLARASRARTGAAEGAAVRDTDGRTYAATTVTLPSLKLTALQAAVAAAVASGAEGLEAAAVVTDSPAADEASRAAVADVNAKAAIHVAGPDGVPHTTH; encoded by the coding sequence GTGCCTGAGCTCGACCCCGAGGACACCAAGCTGATCACCCTGGCGCGCGCCTCCCGGGCCCGCACCGGCGCCGCCGAGGGCGCGGCGGTCCGCGACACCGACGGCCGTACCTACGCCGCCACCACGGTCACCCTGCCCTCCCTGAAACTCACCGCCCTCCAGGCCGCGGTCGCGGCCGCGGTCGCCAGCGGCGCCGAGGGCCTGGAAGCCGCCGCCGTGGTCACGGACTCCCCGGCGGCCGACGAGGCCTCCCGGGCCGCGGTCGCCGACGTCAACGCCAAGGCCGCGATCCACGTGGCAGGCCCAGACGGAGTCCCGCACACCACACACTGA
- a CDS encoding hemolysin family protein, translated as MSDPVTLVVIAVLLVLAAGVFGAADAALGTVSRARVDALVRQGRAGARQLAAVVADRPRHINLLLLLRLGCELAATVLITVVCLNWFDPDWLAALTAMLSMLVVSYVLVGVGPRTIGRQHPYGVAVPLAGLVRALGTVLGPLSKLLILIGNAITPGRGFREGPFSSEVELRELVDLAQERGVVDAGEREMIHSVFELRATIAREVMVPRTEIVWIEQDKSVRQALALCLRTGFSRIPVIGESVDDVVGVVNLKDLVRSSVEGAAEADRDVSVRELMRPASFVPDSKRLDELLKEMQVSRNHLAIAVDEYGGTAGLLTIEDIIEEIVGEITDEHDADERPPIEVLGDGTPSVRVSSRLPVEDLGAYFGVELDASEVETVGGLLAQRLGRVPLPGAEAEIEGLRMRAEGGKDNRGRMRITTVLVTPAGALTAAGAATDDGKDSRA; from the coding sequence ATGTCAGACCCCGTGACGCTGGTCGTCATCGCGGTCCTGCTCGTGCTCGCCGCCGGGGTGTTCGGTGCCGCCGACGCCGCGCTCGGCACGGTCTCCCGGGCCCGCGTGGACGCGCTGGTCCGGCAGGGCCGCGCGGGCGCCCGGCAGCTCGCGGCCGTGGTCGCCGACCGGCCCCGGCACATCAACCTGCTGCTGTTGCTGCGGCTGGGCTGCGAGCTGGCCGCCACCGTGCTCATCACCGTGGTGTGCCTGAACTGGTTCGACCCGGACTGGCTGGCCGCGCTCACCGCCATGCTCAGCATGCTCGTGGTCAGCTATGTGCTGGTCGGCGTCGGGCCGCGCACCATCGGCCGCCAGCACCCCTACGGCGTCGCGGTGCCGCTGGCCGGGCTGGTCCGCGCCCTGGGCACCGTGCTCGGACCGCTGAGCAAGCTGCTGATCCTCATCGGCAACGCGATCACCCCGGGCCGCGGGTTCCGCGAGGGCCCGTTCTCCTCCGAGGTCGAGCTGCGCGAGCTGGTCGACCTCGCCCAGGAGCGCGGGGTGGTCGACGCGGGCGAGCGCGAGATGATCCACTCGGTGTTCGAGCTGCGCGCCACCATCGCGCGCGAGGTCATGGTGCCGCGCACCGAGATCGTGTGGATCGAGCAGGACAAGTCCGTGCGCCAGGCCCTCGCGCTGTGCCTGCGCACCGGGTTCTCCCGCATCCCGGTCATCGGGGAGAGCGTGGACGACGTGGTCGGCGTGGTGAACCTCAAGGACCTGGTGCGCTCCTCGGTGGAGGGCGCGGCCGAGGCCGACCGGGACGTGTCCGTGCGCGAGCTCATGCGCCCGGCCAGCTTCGTCCCGGACTCCAAGCGCCTGGACGAGCTGCTCAAGGAGATGCAGGTCTCCCGCAACCACCTGGCGATCGCGGTCGACGAGTACGGCGGCACCGCGGGCCTGCTGACGATCGAGGACATCATCGAGGAGATCGTCGGCGAGATCACCGACGAGCACGACGCGGACGAGCGCCCGCCCATCGAGGTGCTGGGCGACGGCACCCCGTCGGTGCGCGTGTCCTCCCGCCTGCCGGTGGAGGACCTGGGCGCCTACTTCGGCGTGGAGCTGGACGCCTCCGAGGTCGAGACGGTGGGCGGCCTGCTGGCCCAGCGCCTGGGCCGGGTCCCGCTGCCGGGCGCGGAGGCCGAGATCGAGGGCCTGCGCATGCGGGCCGAGGGCGGCAAGGACAACCGGGGCCGCATGCGCATCACCACGGTGCTGGTCACCCCGGCGGGCGCCCTGACGGCGGCCGGAGCGGCCACCGACGACGGAAAGGACTCCCGTGCCTGA